The Myxococcales bacterium genomic sequence GACATGAAAGTGGCCGTAGCGGGGCCCGGGGAAATGCACCAGCGCGGCGTGGGTGGCTGGCTGACGGGTAGCAGCTTGGGCAAGGGGAGCTTCGTGGGGAACGACGGCTCTCGGGCGGGTTACGCCCAGGGAATCTCGCTCGATCAGGCCTTGGTGCCGCTCATCGGTGCCGAGACGTCGGTGAAGAGCTTGCAGCTAGGGGTGCACGCGCTTACGCCCAACGTGGCCGGCGTGGTGAGCTATCAGGGCCCCGACCAACCGCTCTTGCCCCAAAACGATCCGAAGCTGACCTTTCGTACGCTCTTTGGCACCGAAGCGGTGGTGCTGGACGAACTCGCGGCGGGGCGGCGATCGGTGTTGGACGCGGTTCGCGGTCAGATCCGAAACTTGCAGATGCGCGTGAGCGCGTCCGACCGCACCCGCCTGGACCGGCACTTCACGCTGCTGCGAGAGCTCGAGGCGAAGGTCACCAAGGTGGACCCGGTCACCTGTGGGCCCCGCACGCCGCCAGCGGCCATCGAGTTTGCCTCAGAAGTACAGATGCAGCAGGTGGCCCAAGTGCAGCTGGACCTGCTCGTGACGGCCTTCCGCTGCGACTTGGCTCGCGTGGCCACAATCATGGTGGGCGATGCGCTGAACCACAACGCGATCCCGCACCTCGACATTCGCACCGACGTACACAACCTCACGCACTTGTCCGACAGCGACGCGGCTCGCACCCAGGTGGGGGTCAGGGACAAATGGGTGGCGTCCTTGCTCGGGCGTCTTTTGCTCGAACTCGAAGCCACAGAGGCGCCAGGCGGAGGGAGCGCCCTGGATCACACGCTCGTGTTTTGGGGTACGGATGTCTCGCGAGGGAATACGCACGCGCACGACGACATGCCGTTCGTTTTGGCGGGCGGCGGCGCGGGCTTCAAGATGGGCCGCTACGTGCGCTGGGACGGCGCCCCCCACAACGACCTCTTGGTTTCGATCCTCAACGGCTTCGGTTCCGAGGTGTCCACCTTCGGCGCCGCAGAGCACTGCCGCGGACCGTTGGCGAACCTCACCTGAAGGGGGGGATGGCCCTCAGCGTGCGGAGACCGTGGACGCAGCGGTGCGCACGCGGCGATCGATCTGCCACACGAGGAGGGGCAGCAGGGCCGTCATGACGAAGGCCATGGCCACCACGGTCTGCATGCCGGCCAGGCTGTGGTCGGGGCGCTCGACGAGCACGAGGGAGGAGAGCGCTGCGCCCGATGCCGCTGCGATGTGCTGGGTGGCTGACTGAGTCGACATGAACCGGCCCCGCTCCTGGATGGGGGGAACACGAGACGACACGGTGTTCAGCGCGACTGAGCGAAGCGAGCTGGCCGTCATGAGCAGCACGAACATCGCCACGACGGGCATGAGGGGGTGTAACGGCCAAAAGCCAAACGCCAGGACCGCCATCATGCAGGCAGACCCCGTGATCGTGACGACGTTGGGCCCGTGCCGATCCACCCAGATGCCTCCCACCCGCATCGCGACGAAGCTCACGAGGCCACCGGCCAGGTAAAGGCCCCCCAGGCCCTCGCGGGGGTAGCCGAGGTTGAACTGGAGATACGCCGCGAGGTTTGGCACCAGCGCGAACATGCCCAGGAAGGCCGCACCGGTGGCAGCCAGCGAGAGCCGCACCCGGCTATCGCGCAGGAAGAGAACGAGCGGGCGGCGCGGGGGGGCATCGACCGGCTTGTCGAGGTGAGCGCGCATCGGAGGCATGAGGGCGAGCGCCAGGAGGATCACCACCACGCCCAGCGCGGCCACGGCGAAGAAGGGCGCGCGCCAACCCCAGCGTTGCGCGAGCTCGAGTCCAGCGGGAACCCCCAAAACCGAGGCCGCGGCAAAAGCGCCCATCACGCTGCCCATGGCCTTGCCTCGGCGCTCGGGGGGAACGACGTCGGCCAGGATGGAAAGCGACAGGGCGGTCGCCGGGCCGCCAAAGGCCCCCGCAACGACCCGGGCCAGCACGAGCGTGGTGAACCCCTGAGCAAGAGCACCCAGCAGCGTGCCACCAACGAGACCCCAAAGCGCTACGGACAGGGCGCGGCGGCGGTCGAAACGGTCGAGAAAGGTGGAGGCGGCCAATCCCGAAACGGCAGCCGCGGCGGTGTAGGCGCCGCCCACCAGCCCGAGCCGCGAGAGGGGTATACCGAGCGCCGCAGCAAAGTCCGGCCCCATCGGCATGACGATCATGAAATCGAGAATGTTGATGAAGTTGACCGCCGCCAGGAGGACGATGATTTTTCGTTCGAAAGCGAGGGTATTTAAGGGCATGGCAGGGCGGGGCCGTTAGGATGCCCGCCGCCGGGTGGCGGTTACATCGCTCTCAGTTCCGTCGCTTCGATGCGCCGGTTTTTTTGGCGCCCCTCTTCCGAGTCGTTCGGAGCGATGGGCTGCTCGTCTCCCACGCCCACGGCTTCGATCCGGTCTGGCGCGATGCCCTTGCTTACGAGGTAATCGCGACACGCCTTTGCGCGTTTTTCGGACAACGCTTTGTTCGTCTTGGGGTTGCCGACGTTGTCCGTGTGTCCGGAAATCTCGATGCGCGCGCTCTTTTTGTGCGCCATGTACTCGACCACGCCGTCAAGCTGGGCGAACGACTCAGGCCGCAAGCTGGCCTTGCCGGTGTCGAAGTTCACGCCCTGCAGAACCAGCCCGGGCTTTGGGCGGTTACTGGGCACCTCGGGAGCGGGCAGATTATGTCGCTTGTAGCGCAGCGTGAGCTTGACGTTCTGGTTGGGTTCGTCGGCCACCTCGACTGTGGCGGCAATGTCTTTGCGGCCGAGGCTGAGAAAGACGAGCTCGTAGGTGCGCGCGATGGGGACCAGCACCTCGGTATAGCCCAACGCGTCCGTCTCCTCGGTGTAGTACTTCGTGCCATCGGGAGCGGTGAGGACGACCACGATCCCAGGCACCGGACCTTTGTCTTTGTCGATGACGAAGATCTTCATCGCCGCCTCGGTTTTCGTGGCTTTGATGCGAGAGGGGGACACGCCCTGCGCGGTGCGAGCCGTTTTCGTGCCAGTGAGCGCGAAGGCGCTGCCGGTGGTAGTGGGGGGCTCGTCTGGCGGCTTCTCTGCTTCGGGAGACGCAGCGACGGACGCAGGGTGAGAGGCGCCGACGGAGGGCGGAGCTTTCTCTTCAGGGGCAGGAGGCTGCGGAGGCCGCTGGGGCCCGGCGCAAGCAAACAGGGTCCAACAAGCGACGGTGGCGAGCGTGATGGGGCGCATGCAGTGACTCCGCAAACGAAAGACGAGACGTCGTGACGGTATCACAGGCTCGTGGGGAACTCATGCCCGTCGCGAGTCCGGGACTCAAACGGGCGCCACGTCCCGCGGCGTAGGTCAGTGTCCCTGTCCGCCCCCCCGTCGGGCCCGAACGCGTTCGAGTTCGGCGAGCTGCTCTTCGAGAAGCCAGTTGGGTTTGGCGAAGACGGATTCGATGAGCGTGCGCGTGGTGGGCTTGGGTGCGGCCTCCTCGGCCGCGATATGCTCCCGGATCTCACGATCCAGTTCGGCCGAGAGGTTCCTTTCGGCGGCTTCACTCAAGATGCCCTCGGCGGCAAGCCACGTCCGGTAGCGCGCCAGGGGGTCCCGGCTACGCCAGGGCTCTGGCTCTTTGGGGTCGCGGTAGCGCGTGGGATCGTCCGAAGAGCTGTGGGGGCCCACCCTGTAGGTGAGGTTCTCTATGAAGCTCGGGCCCAATCCCGCGCGGGCGCGATCCACCGCCGCCTTGATGGTGGTGTACACGGCGAAGATGTCGTTGCCGTCCACACGGTACGACGGGATGCCATAAGCGAGACCCTTGACCGCGAGGGTCTCGGAAACGGTTTGTTGGCAAAGCGGCGTGGAGATCGCCCACTGGTTGTTTTGGCACACGAAAACCACGGGCAGCTTGAAGACGGCTGCGAAGTTGAGCGCAACGTGGAAGTCTTCTTCGCTCGTGCCGCCGTCGCCCATGTAGCCCAGCGCCACCACGTCGCTCTTCGAGAGCTTGGCTGCCCAGGCGACGCCCGCGGCTTGAGGCAGCTGCGACGAGACACAGGACGACATCACGAGGTGGTTCGAAGCGCGCGTGCCGGAATGGCAGGGCAGCTGATGCCCGAGCGTCACGTCGTTGACGTTGCCGAACATCTGCGCCAGATGCGTGCGCAGAGGAACGCCTCGATAAATGCCGGCCGCGGTCTCACGGAGGCCCGAAATGAAGTAGTCGCGGGGCTCAATGGCGTGCGCGCCGCCGATCATGCCTGCTTCTTGACCACGCGCTTCGATGTAAAACCCGATGCGCCCCTGCCGCTGAAGCGGCATCAGCCGGTCGTCGAGCAAGCGGCTCTGCAGCATGCCGCGGTAGATGCGGCGGTGTTCATCGTGGGTGAGCGGGGGCACCCGCTGGGGGTCGGCTACGCCGTTTTCGTTCAGGATCTGAATGATGCCCGTGGCGCGCGCGTGGTCTTCGTCTGTCCACACTTCCACCTCGGTGAGGTCTGCCTGGCCCGAACGGGAGCCCGCGGAAGGCACTGAGGGCGAGACCTTGCGACCGGGCGGGGCCGAGGCCGTGCGGGAGGGTCCCGCCGCCGTGCTCTCCGCGCTCGACGGACTGCGGTCGGTGTTGACGGACGTCTCGTTTGATTTCGTTGTGGCCACAGGTCCTCCGGCGAACGGCTTGCCTTCAGATCGTATCGAGGAAGAGAAGTCCTGGGGTTTCCAGTGACTCTTTGATCATCGCGACGAACGCAGCGGCTTCATGCCCATCCACCAGCCTGTGATCCACGGAGATTGAGAGGTTCATCATGTCGCGGATCTCCACCTTGTCGTCGATCACCACGGGCCGCTTCGCAATCTTGTGAACACCCAAGATGGCCACTTCGGGGAAGTTGATGACGGGCGTGGCCATGAGGCCACCGAGGGTGCCGAGGCTCGTGATGGTGAACGTACTGCCGGTGAGTTCCTGGCGCGTGGCGCGCCCAGCCTTCGTGGCCGCCGCCAGACGCTCGATCTCGCGCCCGAGATCCGCCACGGAAAGGCGGTCGGCGTCGCGCAATACGGGTACGACCAGCCCGTCATCGGTCGCCGCAGCTACGCCGATGTGATAGCTGCGGCGCTGAATGATCTCCGCGGCGCTCTCGTCGAGCGTGGCGTTCAATTGGGGAAACCTTTTGAGCGCGTCCACTGTGGCCTTCACGATGAAGGGCAGAAAGGAAAGCTTGACGTTTTGCGAGGCCAGTCGGGCGTTGGCGCGGCTTCGCAGAGTGACCAACGCTGACGCATCGACCTCCTCCACGTAGGTGAAGTGTGCCGCCTTTTGCTTCGACAGCGCCATGCGCTCGGCGATCTTGCGGCGCAAGCCGCGAAAGGGAACCCTGACATCCCCTGCGGCCGGCGCGGGGCGCGGAGCCGAGGGAGCCAACGGTGCTTCGTAGGCACGGCGTACGTCGTCGTGGGTCACCCGCCCTGCCGGGCCGCTGGCGCGCACGGAAGAGAGGTTCACCCCGAGCTCACGGGCGAGCTTGCGCGTGGCTGGCGTGGCCAGCACCTCCGCGGGCGGGGCCGAAGCAGGGGGCAGGGACGCTGGCGAGGGCGCCACGACGGACGCGGTCTGCACTTCCGCCGAAGGGGCAGGGGTAGGGGCGGGACTGCTGACGCTGGTGCGACGTTTTTTTCCTGTGTCGGCAGGGATCGCGGCGGAAGCCACACCGTCGTCAATCGTGATCAGCACCTTGCCCACGGGGCAGATGTCACCTTCGGCGTAGTGACGGCTGAGCACCTTGCCAGCCCGAGGCGCAGGGATCTCCACGGTGGCCTTGTCGGTCATCACCTCCACCATGGGCTGATCTTGCGCCAACACGTCGCCTTCGTTCACCAGCCAGCGAACGATCTCTCCCTCCACCACGCCCTCGCCGATGTCGGGCAGCTTGAACTCGTAGGCCATGTCGTTCCAGTCGTGCGGGGCTCAGAAGTTGATGGTGCGTTCCACCGCGTCCAGGATGCGGTTCGCGTCGGGAAGATACTCGTTTTCGAGCGTGTAAGGGAAAGGGGTGTCGAAGCCCGTCACCCGAAGAATGGGCGCTTCGAGAGACAGCATGGCCTTTTCCTGGATCGTGGCGGCGAGCTCGGCGCCGAAGCCGCACGTGCGAGGGGCCTCGTGCACCACGACGACCCGCCCCGTTTTTTTCACCGAAGCGAGGATGGTCTCGATGTCGTAGGGCAGGAGCGTGCGCAGATCCACCACCTCCATCTCGAAGCCTTCCTCCGCGCCTTGTGCGGCGGCTTCGAGGGCCGTGTGAACCATGGCGCCCCAGGCGAGCACGGTGACCGACTGGGCCGAACGTGCCCCCACCTCCCTGACGACCTTGGCCTTGCCGATGGGCACGGTGTATTCCCCTTCGGGAACGTCGGCGCGAGAGGCGCGGTAGACCCGCTTTGGCTCGAAGAAGATCACGGGGTCGTCACCTCGGATGGCCGAGGCCAACAAGCCCTTGGCGTCGATGGGGTTCGAGGGGTACACGACCTGAAGACCTGCCACGTGGATGAAAAGGGCCTCGGGCGATTGGCTGTGGTAGTGCCCGCCGCGAATGCCCCCGCCGGCGGGCGTGCGGATGATTACCGGCGCCGGATACTCGCCACCGCTGCGATAACGCAACTTGGCAAGCTCGTTCACGATCTGGTCGAAAGCGGGGTAGATGAAGTCGGCGAACTGGATCTCCGCCACGGGGCGCATCCCGTAAAGGGCCATGCCAATGGCGCTCCCCACGATGCCGGCTTCGGCGAGCGGCGTGTCCATGCAGCGCTCGGGCCCAAATTCGTCGAAAAGCCCCGTGGTGGCGCGGAAAACGCCCCCGAAACGGCCCACGTCCTCACCCAGCACCACCACCTTGGGATCCCGCCGCATTTCAAGGCGTAGGCAGTCGTTCACAGCTTGGATGATGTTCATTTCTGGCATTGCGTCAAATCCGCGAAATCAGGGTCGATTGCGCATTGTAGCCGGGCGGACGGAGGGTGGCCAGGTGGGCGGCTGTCGCAGGGGGGCCGGCCTGCCCCGGCGTGCGGAAGGGCGGCGCAAAGGGGGCGGGTCAGGTAACGACGCGGGTGCGTGCGAAGCCTTCGCGGAGGCAGAGGGGATCAAGGCCATACCCGATGACCACGAGCCGGCTCGTGCGCGCCGCGGGCCCCCACGGAAGGCCGAGGGAGGCCTCGAGGCGCCCCGCGACTCCCTGGACCACGAGGCGGTCGGGCAGGCCGGCCACGGCCACGATGCCTTTGACCCTGAACAGACGTGACTCGAAAGCGCCCAAGTCCCGCTCGACCCAGTCGGCGAAGGCGTCAGGATCAAGCTCGCCAGGCGCGGTCAAGACCAGGGTCTCCACGGCGCCGTGTGAAGCGTTTTCTCGGGGAGGGGGCGTCAAGCTCTCCGCTCGTTGGGCCAGGAGAGACGCGAAGGTGTGGCCTCGCACGACCCCGCGGATCGCCTCGACCTGCACGGCCGTAGGATTCACCGCCAGGACCGCTTGCGTGGCTTTTCGAACGGCCTCGGGTTCCGCGCGGTCCACCTGCGACAGCACCACCACGTCGGCGTAAGCCAGCTGCTCTTGCGCCAGGTCCACGAGCAAAGGGGGTAGGGGGGCCTGTCCGCTGGCGTCCACCACGGTGACGATGCCGTCGAGCAGGATGCCCTCCACGTGCAGGGCGGCGCGCACCACGCCCGCGGGCGACGCCGCTCCCGACATCTCGATGAAGATCCGCTTGGGGGTGCTCGCCGCCAGCGTCTCGAGCGCGTGGAGCAGCTCTTGGTTCGTGGTGCAGCAGATACATCCCGCCGTGATCTCCACGAGCTGCTCCGCCCGGCCTCGAAGCAACTCGCCATCGATGCCCTGGCTGGCCACTTCGTTGATGATGACCGCCACCTCGCTGGGTGTGTGCGCGCGCAGCCAGGCATCGAGGAGCGTGGTCTTCCCCGCGCCGAGAAAGCCGGTGATGACGGTGACGGGGACAGGGCTCACACGCGAAGTCTACGCGAGAGGTCTGACCCCGGGGCAGGTTGCCTCAAGGAGGAGGCCCGCTGATCTCGAAGTCGTCGATGTAAATCTTTCCGTTCCAGGTCTTTCCGGCTTGGGTCTTCATGTAGAGACCGACTTCGTAGGGCGATCTTCCCGGCAACAAAACCGTGCAATCGAAGTCACTGGGGAGCTTGAAGGAAATTTTGCTCCACTCCCCGGCCTTGATTGAGCCTAGACCACCACCTGTTTTCCACCCGTTTGGTTGAGGCGTGAACGCAACCAAACGTATGTCGGAAAGTGCGTGCCCGTTTGGGACGTAGACCCATACCGACAACGTGCGGTTCGCCCGCACGGAGGCCAGCGTGTCGCTCAACCTCTGGGCAACAAAGAACCATTCGAATGGCGCTGTCTTGCCTGCGGTGACCCCGTCGGCCGTGTTGACCACGACCTCCATGGAGCTCGTTCCGCTGTGCTTTTGGGCCTGGCTCAAAGTCGGTTTGGGAGCCGGGACCCGGTTCCCGAACGTAGACGCAACCCACAGGTTGGATTCGGTTTCGAAGCCGTTGGCGCGGGCGACACGTGCGCCGGAGCAGTCTGGATCGGCGGCGATCGGGGGCATTCCGCCTGTACCCGTGCCCCCCATGCCTGACCCCCCGGTGCCGCTCCCGCCCATGCCTCCGCTTGGCGCTCCTCCCGTACCACTTCCGGCCGCACCGCCCTCTCCCGCACCGCCCTCACCGGAGCCACCCTCACCGGAGCCACCCTCACCGGAGCCACCCTCACCGGAGCCACCCTCACCGGAGCCACCCTCACCCGAGCCACCCTCACCGGAGCCGCCCTCGCCCGAGTCTGAGCCGCCTGCGCTGGAGCCGCCGGCGTTGGAACCGCCTTTGCCGCCGCTGCCGCCCTTGCCGCCGCTGCCGTCTTCTCCTCCGCCGCTGCCCCCCTCCCCGTCGGTGTCGTCGTCTGACCCAGGTTCGGAAGTCTGGCCGCAGCTCACGGCTCCGGCGACACCGAGCACAGCTACGAAGGCAAGCACTGTCGTACGCATGTTAGGCACACTCCTGTCGAACATCTGGAAGACCCCCGGTCGCGTGGCCGGCGTCGCCTTGCTCAGGCGTTCGCACGACAGTTAGGAACGGGTTTCGAAACGATCGCGCGTTTTTTTCGTTCTTGAGGAAGAATCGAGTTCCGAATGTGTTTGAGCCTGCCTTAAGTCAAGCATTCGCAGATTATGCCTTGACAAGATCGTCTCCGTCGCCTTCTCAAGGCTTGATGCATCAAGGGGGATCGTTCTGCGCCTGGGGCTGAGCGGGCTCGAGAGCCGCTGCGCGGGCCGCACCCTTCGATGGGTTGCCACGAGGGCCAAGTATCGAAAGGAGCATCTGATACGAGTTCTGCGTGCTGCGCCCGTTGATGCAGGTTCGGGGGTGGCGCTCACCGCAAGGAACGTCCTCGTCGACGAACGCCTTGCCGCCGCAGCCCGATAGGTACGACATGACGTCGGCGCACAGGTAGCCGTGATCGAGGCCGAAGGCGTGCGCGACCTCCTTCGTGATCGTTTCGCACACGGCGCGGGGCGCGTTGCCCAGGCGAGACGCGAAGGCGAAGACCACGGGATCTTCGATCACCCCACCGCTGAACGGGGCCAACCCGCCGCTTTTGCGTTCCATGCCGAGGTCGTGGGGGTGACCGCCCACGATGGCCATCACGTACCCGGGGTCGGTGGGGCGTTCGTCCGTGACCTCGATCGCGAAGGGTGCGAATTGGGCCTTGACGCACCTCGTAATTGCCTGCCAGGCCTCTGGCGAGCCCGAAAACCCTGGGAGTTTCGCTTCGGTGACTTTGTTGGCCAGCAATACGCTCGAGCGGTTTTCGTGCGAGGCGTCCACCCCGGGCGTGAGCACAATCGGGCCGCTTTGCAAGTAGATGACCCGGGGAGGGACCTGGCGATCACGGAGCACGTCGGCCCAGCGGACGAGGTCGTCGCTTTCGGATAGTTCAACGGGGCTCCGGGAAAACCGCTTCGTCACGGCCAGCGTGCCCACGACGCCGAGACCACACCAGATCACCGCGTGGAGCAGGTAGGTCAACGGACGGGAGCGAATGAAGTCGGGCAAGACCCGGACATGATACCCCCTATCCAGCCGCACGCCCCCGAAAGGGCCAGGGCGGCTGCGTATGGTGGCGAAACTCATGCCCTCGCGCAGGGGGAGCCTCGGGAGCGGGCTCCGGCTCCCTCCTTCGTGCGGATACGCCTGGGTGCCCTGACGATCCTCAATGGCTCCTGCGAGCGTGGCGCCTGACCATACTTGATTCCTCGAAGGCGGTTGCCGAGGTGAACAGGTCATGAAGTTCTCGCCCTTTCCCCCGAAGGCATGCGCCGCGCGTGCCGCTCTTCTCGTTTGGCTCTGCGCCTCGGCGCTGGTCTTCGCGGCGTGCCAGGGCACGACCGAAGACACGGGTGCGTCGGACGGGCCCGAAAATGATGCGGGCTCTGGAGGCCGGGCCGGGTCCGCAGGGGCCTCCCAGGGCGGGCGCGGCGGTGATTCAGGCCAGGTTCCAGCAGGAGGCGGTGGAGCCGGTGGCGCAGGGGGACAGCCAGGCGCGGCGGGCGCCAGTGCAGGCGGTGCGGCAGGCGCCAGCGCAGGTGGTGCGGCAGGCGCCAGCGCAGGTGGTGGTGGTGCGCAGGGGGCGGGGGGCATGGGCGGGGGGACGCCTGGGGGCGCGGGGGGCGGCATCGTGGACGCAACGTCGCCCGATCCAGGACACCCCCCCGGTGACTACGTGCCGATGTTCGTGGCCGTGGGGCACGGCCGGCGTATCGCTTTTTCCTGCGACGACGGCCGCACGTGGAGAGACGCCCGGAAGAGCAACGGCACCGAAGGAGAAGAAAGTTCCGGAGCTGCCCAGGGCCTTGCCTATGGGAACGGCGTCTTCGTGGCCGTCTTCGGCTGGGGAGGCAGCGGGGCGCTCGAACGTTCGGACAGCGGCCGCAGCTGGCAAGAGGTGCGCACCAACGGCAGTGGTTTCGGGGGCGTGGGTTTTTTGGGGGCGCGGTTCTTCGCGATGGACGGCGGCAAGGGGATCGTCTCGTCCGATGGGGCGGCCTGGAGCGAAGCCGGAAGTCCAGGGGTCGACTCCCACGTGCGCCGTGTTTCGGGGGCGCGCCTCGGCGCCAGCGCGCTGGGCTTCGTCACGGGCTACGAGGGCACGGGCGATAGCCGCTCGGGGCGCCGCCGGCTCGCGGTGTCAGCCGATCAAGGCGGCACGTGGAAGGCGGTTGACGTTGGCGACTGTGTCATGAGTCATCAACGGCGAGGGGGTGTCGCCTGCGGCGCGGAGCTTTGCGTCTCCGTGAGCGCACAGGGGAATCACTGTCGCAGCCAGGACGCGGGCCAGTCCTGGACCTTCGCGGGTTCGGTAGGCGGGGGCGTAGAGGGGTTCCTGTGGACGGGTCGGGAGTTTGCTGCGTTCGATGGGGGGCGCGGCTTCTTCAGTGACGATGGCAAGACCTGGCGCGCGCAGGCGCTGTCTGGCAGCGACAACCAAATCGAGGTCGTGGCACGCGCCGCTTCCGGCACTTACGCGGGATTGGCGAAGAACGGCGACGCCTTCCATCGCAGCGAGGACGGTCGGACCTGGACGCGCGCCGACGGGCCGTCGGGCAGCGTTTTCAGGCACGTCGTCTTCGGCTACGGCAAACGTGGAGGCGACTGTCCTTGACCGGCGCGCGCCAGATCCGGGACGACTTGGCCCGTCATCACTGACGCTGGCGTGGGGGGGCGGGCGTGCGGGAAGGTGAAAAGAGTCTGTCGAGCGCCACGCTCACGCCCGCGGTGGCGGAAACGATGTTGGCCCAGTTATCGATGTTTTGGTCCGGGATGTCGGCGCCCCCACCGTAGAGCCGCGCGGTGACGTAAAGATCCACTGGATCGGAAACCGGATGGCCAAGGCTGAGGGCCACGTCGTAGATGCCGCCCGTGGTGTCTCCGAGCAGCCCAAAGGTCGAGAGCGCATCCGCATCGACCTCGACCCAGGGCCCGGTGGCTGGCGTCCAGCGGACGCGCGCCTTTAAGGCTCCGACGAGGCCAATGTCGCCTTCGTCCTCGAAGCGCGTGCCATCCAGGGACGTGAGGGCCACCTGCGCGCTTCGCACCTGGGCGGAACCGCCGAACCCGATGTCCCATTGATGCGGTCTCAAATGAAAGAGGTACGAGAGGCGATAGCCGTCAAAGAGGTAGCGCAGGGCGAGGGGTTGCCCGACCGCAAAGCGCGTGTCGTAAAATTGCAGGTCGCTGCCCGGC encodes the following:
- a CDS encoding DUF1552 domain-containing protein → MNPRARRDRRRFLRGAFGTAIALPFLESRADRAYAATPVKRFVGLYHPNGVFTPQWFPTRPANAPETEFELGPLHEPLAAWKSKLLFTGGIDMKVAVAGPGEMHQRGVGGWLTGSSLGKGSFVGNDGSRAGYAQGISLDQALVPLIGAETSVKSLQLGVHALTPNVAGVVSYQGPDQPLLPQNDPKLTFRTLFGTEAVVLDELAAGRRSVLDAVRGQIRNLQMRVSASDRTRLDRHFTLLRELEAKVTKVDPVTCGPRTPPAAIEFASEVQMQQVAQVQLDLLVTAFRCDLARVATIMVGDALNHNAIPHLDIRTDVHNLTHLSDSDAARTQVGVRDKWVASLLGRLLLELEATEAPGGGSALDHTLVFWGTDVSRGNTHAHDDMPFVLAGGGAGFKMGRYVRWDGAPHNDLLVSILNGFGSEVSTFGAAEHCRGPLANLT
- a CDS encoding MFS transporter; this encodes MPLNTLAFERKIIVLLAAVNFINILDFMIVMPMGPDFAAALGIPLSRLGLVGGAYTAAAAVSGLAASTFLDRFDRRRALSVALWGLVGGTLLGALAQGFTTLVLARVVAGAFGGPATALSLSILADVVPPERRGKAMGSVMGAFAAASVLGVPAGLELAQRWGWRAPFFAVAALGVVVILLALALMPPMRAHLDKPVDAPPRRPLVLFLRDSRVRLSLAATGAAFLGMFALVPNLAAYLQFNLGYPREGLGGLYLAGGLVSFVAMRVGGIWVDRHGPNVVTITGSACMMAVLAFGFWPLHPLMPVVAMFVLLMTASSLRSVALNTVSSRVPPIQERGRFMSTQSATQHIAAASGAALSSLVLVERPDHSLAGMQTVVAMAFVMTALLPLLVWQIDRRVRTAASTVSAR
- a CDS encoding OmpA family protein; this encodes MRPITLATVACWTLFACAGPQRPPQPPAPEEKAPPSVGASHPASVAASPEAEKPPDEPPTTTGSAFALTGTKTARTAQGVSPSRIKATKTEAAMKIFVIDKDKGPVPGIVVVLTAPDGTKYYTEETDALGYTEVLVPIARTYELVFLSLGRKDIAATVEVADEPNQNVKLTLRYKRHNLPAPEVPSNRPKPGLVLQGVNFDTGKASLRPESFAQLDGVVEYMAHKKSARIEISGHTDNVGNPKTNKALSEKRAKACRDYLVSKGIAPDRIEAVGVGDEQPIAPNDSEEGRQKNRRIEATELRAM
- a CDS encoding 3-methyl-2-oxobutanoate dehydrogenase, with amino-acid sequence MLQSRLLDDRLMPLQRQGRIGFYIEARGQEAGMIGGAHAIEPRDYFISGLRETAAGIYRGVPLRTHLAQMFGNVNDVTLGHQLPCHSGTRASNHLVMSSCVSSQLPQAAGVAWAAKLSKSDVVALGYMGDGGTSEEDFHVALNFAAVFKLPVVFVCQNNQWAISTPLCQQTVSETLAVKGLAYGIPSYRVDGNDIFAVYTTIKAAVDRARAGLGPSFIENLTYRVGPHSSSDDPTRYRDPKEPEPWRSRDPLARYRTWLAAEGILSEAAERNLSAELDREIREHIAAEEAAPKPTTRTLIESVFAKPNWLLEEQLAELERVRARRGGGQGH
- a CDS encoding 2-oxo acid dehydrogenase subunit E2; the encoded protein is MAYEFKLPDIGEGVVEGEIVRWLVNEGDVLAQDQPMVEVMTDKATVEIPAPRAGKVLSRHYAEGDICPVGKVLITIDDGVASAAIPADTGKKRRTSVSSPAPTPAPSAEVQTASVVAPSPASLPPASAPPAEVLATPATRKLARELGVNLSSVRASGPAGRVTHDDVRRAYEAPLAPSAPRPAPAAGDVRVPFRGLRRKIAERMALSKQKAAHFTYVEEVDASALVTLRSRANARLASQNVKLSFLPFIVKATVDALKRFPQLNATLDESAAEIIQRRSYHIGVAAATDDGLVVPVLRDADRLSVADLGREIERLAAATKAGRATRQELTGSTFTITSLGTLGGLMATPVINFPEVAILGVHKIAKRPVVIDDKVEIRDMMNLSISVDHRLVDGHEAAAFVAMIKESLETPGLLFLDTI
- a CDS encoding alpha-ketoacid dehydrogenase subunit beta — protein: MPEMNIIQAVNDCLRLEMRRDPKVVVLGEDVGRFGGVFRATTGLFDEFGPERCMDTPLAEAGIVGSAIGMALYGMRPVAEIQFADFIYPAFDQIVNELAKLRYRSGGEYPAPVIIRTPAGGGIRGGHYHSQSPEALFIHVAGLQVVYPSNPIDAKGLLASAIRGDDPVIFFEPKRVYRASRADVPEGEYTVPIGKAKVVREVGARSAQSVTVLAWGAMVHTALEAAAQGAEEGFEMEVVDLRTLLPYDIETILASVKKTGRVVVVHEAPRTCGFGAELAATIQEKAMLSLEAPILRVTGFDTPFPYTLENEYLPDANRILDAVERTINF
- a CDS encoding GTP-binding protein — protein: MSPVPVTVITGFLGAGKTTLLDAWLRAHTPSEVAVIINEVASQGIDGELLRGRAEQLVEITAGCICCTTNQELLHALETLAASTPKRIFIEMSGAASPAGVVRAALHVEGILLDGIVTVVDASGQAPLPPLLVDLAQEQLAYADVVVLSQVDRAEPEAVRKATQAVLAVNPTAVQVEAIRGVVRGHTFASLLAQRAESLTPPPRENASHGAVETLVLTAPGELDPDAFADWVERDLGAFESRLFRVKGIVAVAGLPDRLVVQGVAGRLEASLGLPWGPAARTSRLVVIGYGLDPLCLREGFARTRVVT